The following proteins come from a genomic window of Diorhabda carinulata isolate Delta chromosome X, icDioCari1.1, whole genome shotgun sequence:
- the LOC130901752 gene encoding tripartite motif-containing protein 2-like isoform X3, whose product MYDGQEHTPKLLQCSHTVCLHCLTRIAASQTRDTGTFRCPICRELIHIPRGGVSALPPSFLVNQLLDLMSRQRREVIPKCSVHINQELLFCETCDTVFCTLCTGGSHNDATTSCEHTIIPFSIAIKRMSEILLYKANECISKLSQAQEGVSAELRRLETAKDTCLDKINETFQQIQTLMDQRKQEVIDSVTAICTEKKRVLEEQHTLIENEKNKVEQECQGLQYQVEVRNITQRIEILSEKLDSTVALSEPRENAFLTCDFDLNDSFEQIQQHLSVLGKVRTSTTFPRLCTAKLEGNTIAGIENYVTLITVDYHGNERKNGGDPVEAELLMATAEESINPSSSDETYPVRVEDCDDGTYKLYFRAPKSGRYGIKISVINRPIKDNPLYFDVSDHNNPVCIYGSRGSGKDEFMQPVAVAIDEKDQIVYVLDTGNSRIKVLNDKLEFMKHVTNEGLLGRSCTGIDISNDGLIVINWRTKFITEMTTDGETIKSFTYNAFQEPIDIAVDKNYGHILIADNGMNCVYVFDGEGKILFQVGKKGTFNLISSVAVGPLGEIVVADSRVQMFSAKGDFMEVIYDEGKGKGRYGGISIDCDNKVLLTRTEQKGRTYVQLLSLTENNINHLIDSHDAKLKRPSGVAVTNDHHVIVIDLGNNCVKKYRYW is encoded by the exons ATGTACGATGGCCAAGAACACACTCCAAAACTGCTTCAATGCTCTCACACCGTTTGCTTGCACTGTTTAACTAGGATAGCAGCCTCCCAGACGCGAGACACGGGCACATTCCGATGTCCGATATGTCGAGAATTAATTCATATCCCTCGTGGAGGAGTATCAGCTCTTCCACCATCGTTTTTAGTTAATCAACTTTTGGATCTAATGTCGAGACAAAGAAGGGAGGTCATACCAAAATGTTCCGTACATATAAATCAAGAATTGTTATTTTGTGAAACTTGTGATACTGTGTTTTGTACACTCTGTACCGGAGGGTCCCATAATGATGCTACCACCAGCTGCGAACATACCATCATACCGTTTTCTATAGCTATCAAAAGAATGTCTGAAATTCTGTTGTATAAAGCCAATGAGTGTATTTCTAAg ttGTCTCAAGCTCAAGAAGGTGTTAGTGCAGAATTGAGAAGGCTCGAAACGGCCAAAGACACCTGTTTAGACAAAATCAATGAAACATTCCAACAGATACAGACACTAATGGATCAAAGGAAGCAAGAAGTCATTGATAGTGTAACGGCTATTTGTACTGAAAAGAAACGTGTCTTAGAAGAACAGCATActttaatagaaaatgaaaaaaataag GTAGAGCAGGAATGTCAAGGTCTCCAATATCAAGTAGAAGTAAGAAATATAACGCAACGAATTGAAATCCTATCAGAAAAATTAGATTCTACTGTAGCTTTAAGCGAACCGCGTGAAAACGCTTTTCTTACCTGCGATTTCGATCTTAACGACAGTTTCGAACAAATTCAGCAACATTTGAGCGTTCTGGGGAAAGTTCGAACTAGTACCACTTTTCCTAGACTTTGTACTGCTAAATTGGAAGGAAATACTATAGCTGGTATAGAAAATTATGTTACGCTCATTACCGTAGATTATCACGGAAATGAAAGGAAGAACGGAGGGGATCCCGTTGAAGCTGAATTACTCATGGCAACTGCCGAAGAAAG tataaatcCATCATCTTCAGACGAAACTTACCCTGTAAGAGTGGAAGATTGTGATGACGGTACTTACAAATTGTACTTCAGGGCACCAAAGTCTGGTAGATATGGTATCAAAATATCTGTGATAAATCGTCCTATAAAGGATAATCCGCTTTATTTCGATGTAAGCGATCACAACAATCCTGTATGTATATACGGTTCAAGAGGTAGTGGTAAAGATGAGTTTATGCAACCTGTAGCAGTAGCAATCGATGAGAAAGATCAAATTGTTTATGTCTTGGATACTGGTAATTCAAGGATCAAAGTTTTGAATGATAAGCTGGAATTTATGAAGCATGTCACTAATGAAGGTTTATTAGGAAGAAGTTGTACAG gcATTGATATATCTAATGATGGTCTTATAGTAATAAACTGGAGAACGAAATTCATAACTGAAATGACAACAGACGGTGAAACTATAAAATCTTTCACTTACAATGCTTTTCAAGAACCTATAGATATAGCAGTGGATAAAAACTATGGTCATATTCTTATAGCGGATAATGGAATGAATTGTGTTTACGTATTCGATGGGGAAggcaaaatattatttcag gtTGGAAAGAAAGGCACATTCAATTTAATCTCCTCAGTAGCAGTTGGTCCATTGGGTGAAATAGTTGTGGCTGATTCGAGGGTACAAATGTTTTCAGCTAAAGGAGATTTTATGGAAGTTATTTATGATGAAGGGAAAG gtaaaggTAGATATGGTGGTATTTCCATAGACTGTGACAACAAGGTGCTTCTGACAAGAACGGAACAAAAAGGCCGCACTTATGTTCAACTTCTCTCACTAactgaaaacaatataaatcatttaatcGATTCTCATGACGCCAAACTCAAAAGACCTAGTGGAGTAGCAGTTACAAATGATCATCATGTCATTGTTATAGATTTGGGCAATAATTGTGTGAAAAAGTATAGGTATTGGTAG
- the LOC130901752 gene encoding tripartite motif-containing protein 2-like isoform X2 has protein sequence MFCCSRLTRLGERMVSMNSTLVETVSINYEDFNESFLTCGTCLCMYDGQEHTPKLLQCSHTVCLHCLTRIAASQTRDTGTFRCPICRELIHIPRGGVSALPPSFLVNQLLDLMSRQRREVIPKCSVHINQELLFCETCDTVFCTLCTGGSHNDATTSCEHTIIPFSIAIKRMSEILLYKANECISKLSQAQEGVSAELRRLETAKDTCLDKINETFQQIQTLMDQRKQEVIDSVTAICTEKKRVLEEQHTLIENEKNKVEQECQGLQYQVEVRNITQRIEILSEKLDSTVALSEPRENAFLTCDFDLNDSFEQIQQHLSVLGKVRTSTTFPRLCTAKLEGNTIAGIENYVTLITVDYHGNERKNGGDPVEAELLMATAEESINPSSSDETYPVRVEDCDDGTYKLYFRAPKSGRYGIKISVINRPIKDNPLYFDVSDHNNPVCIYGSRGSGKDEFMQPVAVAIDEKDQIVYVLDTGNSRIKVLNDKLEFMKHVTNEGLLGRSCTGIDISNDGLIVINWRTKFITEMTTDGETIKSFTYNAFQEPIDIAVDKNYGHILIADNGMNCVYVFDGEGKILFQVGKKGTFNLISSVAVGPLGEIVVADSRVQMFSAKGDFMEVIYDEGKGKGRYGGISIDCDNKVLLTRTEQKGRTYVQLLSLTENNINHLIDSHDAKLKRPSGVAVTNDHHVIVIDLGNNCVKKYRYW, from the exons GACGAGGCTGGGAGAGAGGATGGTTAGTATGAACTCGACATTAGTAGAAACTGTTAGCATCAACTACGAAGACTTTAATGAGAGTTTTTTGACGTGCGGGACTTGCTTAT GTATGTACGATGGCCAAGAACACACTCCAAAACTGCTTCAATGCTCTCACACCGTTTGCTTGCACTGTTTAACTAGGATAGCAGCCTCCCAGACGCGAGACACGGGCACATTCCGATGTCCGATATGTCGAGAATTAATTCATATCCCTCGTGGAGGAGTATCAGCTCTTCCACCATCGTTTTTAGTTAATCAACTTTTGGATCTAATGTCGAGACAAAGAAGGGAGGTCATACCAAAATGTTCCGTACATATAAATCAAGAATTGTTATTTTGTGAAACTTGTGATACTGTGTTTTGTACACTCTGTACCGGAGGGTCCCATAATGATGCTACCACCAGCTGCGAACATACCATCATACCGTTTTCTATAGCTATCAAAAGAATGTCTGAAATTCTGTTGTATAAAGCCAATGAGTGTATTTCTAAg ttGTCTCAAGCTCAAGAAGGTGTTAGTGCAGAATTGAGAAGGCTCGAAACGGCCAAAGACACCTGTTTAGACAAAATCAATGAAACATTCCAACAGATACAGACACTAATGGATCAAAGGAAGCAAGAAGTCATTGATAGTGTAACGGCTATTTGTACTGAAAAGAAACGTGTCTTAGAAGAACAGCATActttaatagaaaatgaaaaaaataag GTAGAGCAGGAATGTCAAGGTCTCCAATATCAAGTAGAAGTAAGAAATATAACGCAACGAATTGAAATCCTATCAGAAAAATTAGATTCTACTGTAGCTTTAAGCGAACCGCGTGAAAACGCTTTTCTTACCTGCGATTTCGATCTTAACGACAGTTTCGAACAAATTCAGCAACATTTGAGCGTTCTGGGGAAAGTTCGAACTAGTACCACTTTTCCTAGACTTTGTACTGCTAAATTGGAAGGAAATACTATAGCTGGTATAGAAAATTATGTTACGCTCATTACCGTAGATTATCACGGAAATGAAAGGAAGAACGGAGGGGATCCCGTTGAAGCTGAATTACTCATGGCAACTGCCGAAGAAAG tataaatcCATCATCTTCAGACGAAACTTACCCTGTAAGAGTGGAAGATTGTGATGACGGTACTTACAAATTGTACTTCAGGGCACCAAAGTCTGGTAGATATGGTATCAAAATATCTGTGATAAATCGTCCTATAAAGGATAATCCGCTTTATTTCGATGTAAGCGATCACAACAATCCTGTATGTATATACGGTTCAAGAGGTAGTGGTAAAGATGAGTTTATGCAACCTGTAGCAGTAGCAATCGATGAGAAAGATCAAATTGTTTATGTCTTGGATACTGGTAATTCAAGGATCAAAGTTTTGAATGATAAGCTGGAATTTATGAAGCATGTCACTAATGAAGGTTTATTAGGAAGAAGTTGTACAG gcATTGATATATCTAATGATGGTCTTATAGTAATAAACTGGAGAACGAAATTCATAACTGAAATGACAACAGACGGTGAAACTATAAAATCTTTCACTTACAATGCTTTTCAAGAACCTATAGATATAGCAGTGGATAAAAACTATGGTCATATTCTTATAGCGGATAATGGAATGAATTGTGTTTACGTATTCGATGGGGAAggcaaaatattatttcag gtTGGAAAGAAAGGCACATTCAATTTAATCTCCTCAGTAGCAGTTGGTCCATTGGGTGAAATAGTTGTGGCTGATTCGAGGGTACAAATGTTTTCAGCTAAAGGAGATTTTATGGAAGTTATTTATGATGAAGGGAAAG gtaaaggTAGATATGGTGGTATTTCCATAGACTGTGACAACAAGGTGCTTCTGACAAGAACGGAACAAAAAGGCCGCACTTATGTTCAACTTCTCTCACTAactgaaaacaatataaatcatttaatcGATTCTCATGACGCCAAACTCAAAAGACCTAGTGGAGTAGCAGTTACAAATGATCATCATGTCATTGTTATAGATTTGGGCAATAATTGTGTGAAAAAGTATAGGTATTGGTAG
- the LOC130900801 gene encoding DNA helicase MCM9-like: MRAEYLRSFHKNDLIIILNCNDSSKHFSININFIELNEYKPELARELLNDPERSLEEWDKAAFSTQLSLLKEIDKKLELKNNIHCRIFYLAHLARRAKVFPGNKEEGQFLQISGTVMRMTVAKVLEYQRNYICVKCKYSNMVKADYRRKYIIKQPTKCKNPEGCEGTNLIRLGDLDTDNCKDYQEIKIQERQQGMSSTLSTMWVTLEDDLVDSCQPGDDVTICGIVKRRIGEFSPGKKIDVDIVFKANHIQVDTNSISFSTSNPESEYLFNNFWKKYDTNPLEGRDLILKSFCSYIYGLYPVKLAIACVLAGGSSIEDTTLTGVRTRSESHLLLVGDPGTAKSQLLRFASKIVPRAVLTTGVGSTSAGLTVAASMEHGEWQLEAGALVMSDGGICCIDEFNSMKEHDRTSLHEAMEQQTISVAKAKMVCKLNTRCSILAACNPKGNIDPSQSMPINIALPSPLLSRFDLVMILRDTVNQEWDSLVIDYILNGGNNFSKLTDFGLWPLKHLQMYFRKIKNFQPKLTEDAQLILITYYNIQRRMSTRNKARTTVRLLESLIRLSEGHARLMYHEKVLVIDSIFAIFLIDISMDFDSSVLNLNTQVISVFPERPKATYKDLLETILSKLQLFDILEKELNMLDANKEHKIQSRFFVKQNIKNVVEDDNTTVITEADKKNRHNSNDSINVTKSNKNANSTISTNTNQDNKIQKNNLLNNPNADDCSKRLPNDIFQEAKDIKPLNKLEDILGETKSEPVTSSSIITNQTVESEGNEKTIKRKHSSMWESGFDESILEDDNKLTSQKSIFNSFKTNDIINKQKKPRKVSSTRKKPCDNIQTDLEMLKFLPSHNLDIDLDFDWDNVGPTTSQSARLPSNNKSQMLENVDDIDFNL, translated from the exons atgcgaGCAGAATATTTACGTTCATTTCATAAAAACGATTTAATCATTATACTAAACTGTAATGATTCATCAAAACACTTTTCTATCAATATAAACTTCATAGAACTAAATGAATACAAACCTGAATTGGCCAGAGAATTGCTAAATGATCCAGAACGAAGTTTAGAAGAATGGGATAAAGCAGCTTTCTCGACTCAACTGTCccttttaaaagaaatagacaagaaattagaattaaaaaataacatacatTGTCGTATATTTTATTTGGCACATTTGGCTCGACGAGCCAAAGTTTTTCCAGGCAATAAAGAAGAGggacaatttttacaaatatcagGTACTGTTATGAGAATGACTGTAGCAAAAGTTTtagaatatcaaagaaattaCATATGTGTTAAgtgtaaatattcaaatatggTTAAAGCTGATTATAGgcgaaaatatataataaaacagcCCACTAAATGTAAAAACCCTGAAGGTTGTGAAGGAACTAATTTAATTCGTTTAGGAGATTTAGATACAGATAATTGTAAAGATtatcaagaaattaaaatacaaGAGAGGCAACAAGGAATGAGTTCTACACTTAGTACCATGTGGGTTACTTTAGAAGATGATTTGGTTGATAGTTGTCAACCTGGAGATGATGTAACGATATGTGGTATAGTGAAACGAAGAATAGGAGAATTTTCAccaggaaaaaaaattgatgtagaCATAGTATTTAAGGCTAATCACATACAAGTAGATACAAACAGTATATCTTTTTCTACGTCAAATCCAGAAAGTGAATatctattcaataatttctggaaaaaatatGACACCAATCCTTTAGAAGGCAGAGATTTAATCTTAAAATCATTCTGTTCTTATATTTATGGATTATATCCAGTAAAATTGGCAATAGCTTGTGTGTTAGCTGGAGGAAGTTCTATAGAGGATACAACTTTAACTGGGGTGAGAACTCGGTCAGAATCACATTTATTACTTGTTGGTGATCCAGGTACTGCTAAGTCTCAGCTACTTAGGTTTGCTTCCAAAATTGTTCCTCGTGCAGTTTTGACAACTGGAGTTGGCTCTACATCTGCAG gtttgACAGTTGCTGCCTCAATGGAACATGGTGAATGGCAGTTAGAAGCAGGTGCACTAGTAATGTCAGATGGAGGTATCTGCTGTATTGATGAATTTAATTCAATGAAGGAACATGATCGAACGTCTCTTCATGAAGCCATGGAACAGCAAACTATAAGTGTGGCAAAAGCGAAAATGGTTTGCAAATTGAACACTCGATGTTCCATATTGGCAGCATGCAACCCCAAAGGGAATATAGATCCTTCTCAGAGTATGCCTATAAATATAGCGTTGCCAAGCCCTTTGTTGAGTCGTTTTGACTTGGTGATGATATTAAGAGATACAGTAAATCAAGAATGGGATAGTCTAGTTATTGATTATATTCTTAACGGGggtaacaatttttctaaacttACTGATTTTGGACTGTGGCCTCTAAAGCACTTACAAatgtattttagaaaaattaaaaatttccagCCCAAATTAACAGAAGATGCTCAGTTAATATTAATAACCTATTATAATATACAAAGAAGAATGAGTACAAGAAATAAAGCAAGAACCACTGTAAGATTATTGGAAAGTTTGATACGATTATCAGAAGGGCATGCTAGGCTTATGTATCATGAAAAAGTTCTTGTAATTGACagtatttttgcaatttttctgATAGACATCTCCATGGATTTTGACTCTTCTGTTTTGAATCTTAATACACAAGTTATCTCTGTGTTTCCTGAAAGACCTAAAGCCACATATAAGGATTTATTAGAAACCATTTTGAGTAAATTACAGTTATTTgacattttagaaaaagaattgaatatGTTAGATGCAAATAAGGAGCACAAAATACAATCAAGATTCtttgtaaaacaaaacattaaaaatgtagTTGAAGATGATAATACAACTGTGATAACAGAAGCAGACAAAAAGAATAGACACAATTCTAATGATTCTATTAACGTCACTAAGTCCAATAAGAATGCCAATTCAACAATAAGTACAAATACTAACCAAGataacaaaattcaaaagaaCAACTTATTGAACAATCCAAATGCCGATGACTGTTCAAAAAGGCTaccaaatgatatttttcaagaagcTAAAGATATAAAACCACTGAACAAATTAGAAGACATTCTAGGAGAGACTAAATCAGAACCGGTAACATCCTCATCAATTATTACTAACCAAACAGTTGAAAGTGAAGGTAATGAAAAGacaattaaaagaaaacataGCAGTATGTGGGAGTCTGGTTTCGATGAATCTATATTGGAAGATGACAATAAACTAACTtctcaaaaaagtatttttaattcgtttaAAACAAATGacattattaataaacaaaaaaaacctcGAAAAGTAAGTTCAACTAGAAAGAAACCTTGTGATAATATTCAAACAGATTTagaaatgctgaaatttttACCTAGTCATAATCTTGATATAGATTTAGATTTTGATTGGGATAATGTAGGCCCCACTACAAGCCAGTCTGCACGACTTCCTAGTAACAATAAATCACAGATGTTAGAAAATGTGGATGATATTGATTTTAatctttaa
- the LOC130901752 gene encoding tripartite motif-containing protein 2-like isoform X1, producing MDGLRLAIQTRLGERMVSMNSTLVETVSINYEDFNESFLTCGTCLCMYDGQEHTPKLLQCSHTVCLHCLTRIAASQTRDTGTFRCPICRELIHIPRGGVSALPPSFLVNQLLDLMSRQRREVIPKCSVHINQELLFCETCDTVFCTLCTGGSHNDATTSCEHTIIPFSIAIKRMSEILLYKANECISKLSQAQEGVSAELRRLETAKDTCLDKINETFQQIQTLMDQRKQEVIDSVTAICTEKKRVLEEQHTLIENEKNKVEQECQGLQYQVEVRNITQRIEILSEKLDSTVALSEPRENAFLTCDFDLNDSFEQIQQHLSVLGKVRTSTTFPRLCTAKLEGNTIAGIENYVTLITVDYHGNERKNGGDPVEAELLMATAEESINPSSSDETYPVRVEDCDDGTYKLYFRAPKSGRYGIKISVINRPIKDNPLYFDVSDHNNPVCIYGSRGSGKDEFMQPVAVAIDEKDQIVYVLDTGNSRIKVLNDKLEFMKHVTNEGLLGRSCTGIDISNDGLIVINWRTKFITEMTTDGETIKSFTYNAFQEPIDIAVDKNYGHILIADNGMNCVYVFDGEGKILFQVGKKGTFNLISSVAVGPLGEIVVADSRVQMFSAKGDFMEVIYDEGKGKGRYGGISIDCDNKVLLTRTEQKGRTYVQLLSLTENNINHLIDSHDAKLKRPSGVAVTNDHHVIVIDLGNNCVKKYRYW from the exons GACGAGGCTGGGAGAGAGGATGGTTAGTATGAACTCGACATTAGTAGAAACTGTTAGCATCAACTACGAAGACTTTAATGAGAGTTTTTTGACGTGCGGGACTTGCTTAT GTATGTACGATGGCCAAGAACACACTCCAAAACTGCTTCAATGCTCTCACACCGTTTGCTTGCACTGTTTAACTAGGATAGCAGCCTCCCAGACGCGAGACACGGGCACATTCCGATGTCCGATATGTCGAGAATTAATTCATATCCCTCGTGGAGGAGTATCAGCTCTTCCACCATCGTTTTTAGTTAATCAACTTTTGGATCTAATGTCGAGACAAAGAAGGGAGGTCATACCAAAATGTTCCGTACATATAAATCAAGAATTGTTATTTTGTGAAACTTGTGATACTGTGTTTTGTACACTCTGTACCGGAGGGTCCCATAATGATGCTACCACCAGCTGCGAACATACCATCATACCGTTTTCTATAGCTATCAAAAGAATGTCTGAAATTCTGTTGTATAAAGCCAATGAGTGTATTTCTAAg ttGTCTCAAGCTCAAGAAGGTGTTAGTGCAGAATTGAGAAGGCTCGAAACGGCCAAAGACACCTGTTTAGACAAAATCAATGAAACATTCCAACAGATACAGACACTAATGGATCAAAGGAAGCAAGAAGTCATTGATAGTGTAACGGCTATTTGTACTGAAAAGAAACGTGTCTTAGAAGAACAGCATActttaatagaaaatgaaaaaaataag GTAGAGCAGGAATGTCAAGGTCTCCAATATCAAGTAGAAGTAAGAAATATAACGCAACGAATTGAAATCCTATCAGAAAAATTAGATTCTACTGTAGCTTTAAGCGAACCGCGTGAAAACGCTTTTCTTACCTGCGATTTCGATCTTAACGACAGTTTCGAACAAATTCAGCAACATTTGAGCGTTCTGGGGAAAGTTCGAACTAGTACCACTTTTCCTAGACTTTGTACTGCTAAATTGGAAGGAAATACTATAGCTGGTATAGAAAATTATGTTACGCTCATTACCGTAGATTATCACGGAAATGAAAGGAAGAACGGAGGGGATCCCGTTGAAGCTGAATTACTCATGGCAACTGCCGAAGAAAG tataaatcCATCATCTTCAGACGAAACTTACCCTGTAAGAGTGGAAGATTGTGATGACGGTACTTACAAATTGTACTTCAGGGCACCAAAGTCTGGTAGATATGGTATCAAAATATCTGTGATAAATCGTCCTATAAAGGATAATCCGCTTTATTTCGATGTAAGCGATCACAACAATCCTGTATGTATATACGGTTCAAGAGGTAGTGGTAAAGATGAGTTTATGCAACCTGTAGCAGTAGCAATCGATGAGAAAGATCAAATTGTTTATGTCTTGGATACTGGTAATTCAAGGATCAAAGTTTTGAATGATAAGCTGGAATTTATGAAGCATGTCACTAATGAAGGTTTATTAGGAAGAAGTTGTACAG gcATTGATATATCTAATGATGGTCTTATAGTAATAAACTGGAGAACGAAATTCATAACTGAAATGACAACAGACGGTGAAACTATAAAATCTTTCACTTACAATGCTTTTCAAGAACCTATAGATATAGCAGTGGATAAAAACTATGGTCATATTCTTATAGCGGATAATGGAATGAATTGTGTTTACGTATTCGATGGGGAAggcaaaatattatttcag gtTGGAAAGAAAGGCACATTCAATTTAATCTCCTCAGTAGCAGTTGGTCCATTGGGTGAAATAGTTGTGGCTGATTCGAGGGTACAAATGTTTTCAGCTAAAGGAGATTTTATGGAAGTTATTTATGATGAAGGGAAAG gtaaaggTAGATATGGTGGTATTTCCATAGACTGTGACAACAAGGTGCTTCTGACAAGAACGGAACAAAAAGGCCGCACTTATGTTCAACTTCTCTCACTAactgaaaacaatataaatcatttaatcGATTCTCATGACGCCAAACTCAAAAGACCTAGTGGAGTAGCAGTTACAAATGATCATCATGTCATTGTTATAGATTTGGGCAATAATTGTGTGAAAAAGTATAGGTATTGGTAG